A single window of Zea mays cultivar B73 chromosome 10, Zm-B73-REFERENCE-NAM-5.0, whole genome shotgun sequence DNA harbors:
- the LOC103641646 gene encoding aldehyde dehydrogenase family 7 member A1: MEPELWEQWTLKEAIEINNSVPQGLSSSIFTKRPDIIFKWLGPHGSDCGIVNVNIPTNGAEIGGAFGGEKAAGGGREAGSDSWKQYMRRATWREVLEVVSHLFTP, translated from the exons ACCTTGAAGGAAGCAATTGAAATCAATAACTCTGTTCCTCAAGGATTGAGCAGTTCTATATTTACAAAGAGGCCAGATATTATTTTTAAGTGGCTCGG GCCCCATGGTAGTGATTGTGGTATAGTGAATGTGAACATACCTACTAATGGTGCTGAAATTGGTGGAGCATTTGGTGGAGAAAAAGCAGCTGGTGGTGGACGAGAAGCAGGGAGTGATTCCTGGAAGCAGTACATGAGGAGGGCGACTTG GAGGGAGGTCCTAGAGGTAGTAAGTCACTTGTTTACTCCATGA